The Gaiella occulta genome has a window encoding:
- a CDS encoding PD-(D/E)XK nuclease family protein — MGLSLVVGPAHAGKVALLLERFLGALEHDPWLIVPNRSDVDRVERELVASRGALLAGTVATFDTLFESIARGGGDEGRRLIGEVERALVVRRVVARAELGRLGGSARFAGFADALAATLTELESSLVDPADLDPDLAALARAYRAELDRLGAWDRGMLRSRALERLTGELAAWDGAPVLAHGFEDLTGAEWRLLEALAARGEVHVSLPYEPGRPAFASLARTAADLARLAGDDIVELPPRSHAFLPPALAHVERHLFCDDAPTAPIDSSIRFLEGAGRRATLELVAEEILGLVAGGTAPEEIAVVCPSLDRIRASVETAFGALGVPYAIEGRTRLGSTPFGQALLLLLRFVWVGGGRRELYGYLRSPYSGLPRADVDWLEGRLRGRAVTGAERTIEETVKLRNGRPLPPLDLLGRGDPPLATARALADHMLRNAYGLGAPPLTAAACRDLRAHDAVARAAGELERLHADGARVEREDVLAALERATVRGDGAGEAGRVAVLDLERARTRRFEAVFVVGLEQGSLPRRAAPSPFLDDDARRALDEQGARLERPDHASRDRYLFATACNRPTRKLILVREAASDEGTAREPSPFWEAVRSLFDADDVRRQTTRRPLSHLTWTFEDAPTERERLRSLAALAAVDARAAEALALANGWGRKLARARRAFSRPTGIRHPRALALLGSRDTFRVTDLERMAGCSSAWFVERYLRPGDIDQEIDARMRGSIAHVALQRFYTQLPSALPGAERVTPENVEEAVVLMRSCVESAIDSGLRIDVGDLQRRELTQSLHRDLEQLVRGEATAQSPFVPRRLEVSFQGYELAPGVAVSGKIDRVDVDPLSARGIVVDYKSGAAPTATQIHDEARLQIPLYMLVLRDQLGLEPMGGVYMPVGGGRRARGMLRAADDQVPGFVAGDYLEPEAFDAEVEHARATAVALAERIRAGDVRHDPRGGECPPWCDLWRMCRKERP; from the coding sequence ATGGGTCTCTCGCTCGTCGTCGGGCCGGCGCACGCCGGCAAGGTCGCGCTGCTGCTCGAGCGCTTTCTCGGCGCGCTCGAGCACGATCCGTGGCTGATCGTGCCGAACCGGTCGGACGTCGACCGCGTCGAGCGCGAGCTCGTGGCGTCTCGCGGGGCGCTGCTCGCCGGCACGGTGGCGACGTTCGACACGCTGTTCGAGTCGATCGCCCGCGGCGGCGGCGACGAGGGCCGTCGCCTGATCGGCGAGGTGGAGCGGGCGCTCGTCGTGCGGCGTGTCGTCGCGCGCGCCGAGCTCGGCCGCCTCGGCGGATCGGCGCGGTTCGCAGGCTTCGCCGACGCGCTCGCGGCCACGCTCACCGAGCTCGAGTCGAGCCTCGTCGATCCCGCCGACCTCGATCCCGACCTCGCCGCGCTCGCCCGCGCCTACCGCGCGGAGCTCGACCGCCTCGGTGCCTGGGACCGCGGCATGCTCCGCAGCCGTGCGCTCGAGCGGCTGACGGGCGAGCTCGCGGCATGGGACGGCGCGCCCGTGCTCGCGCACGGCTTCGAGGATCTGACCGGCGCCGAGTGGCGCCTGCTCGAGGCGCTCGCAGCGCGAGGGGAGGTGCACGTCTCGCTTCCGTACGAGCCGGGACGCCCTGCCTTCGCCTCGCTCGCACGGACGGCTGCCGACCTCGCGCGGCTCGCCGGCGACGACATCGTCGAGCTGCCGCCGCGCTCGCACGCCTTCCTGCCGCCGGCGCTCGCGCATGTCGAGCGGCATCTGTTCTGCGACGACGCTCCGACGGCCCCGATCGACAGCTCGATCCGCTTTCTCGAGGGAGCCGGGCGCAGGGCGACGCTCGAGCTCGTCGCCGAGGAGATCCTCGGGCTCGTCGCCGGCGGCACCGCCCCCGAGGAGATCGCAGTCGTCTGCCCGTCGCTCGACCGTATCCGCGCCTCCGTCGAGACCGCGTTCGGGGCGCTCGGGGTGCCGTATGCGATCGAGGGCCGCACGCGCCTCGGCTCGACCCCGTTCGGGCAGGCGCTGCTGCTGCTGCTCCGGTTCGTCTGGGTCGGCGGCGGCCGCCGCGAGCTCTACGGCTACCTCCGCTCGCCGTACTCGGGCCTGCCGCGAGCGGACGTCGACTGGCTCGAGGGTCGTCTGCGCGGTCGTGCGGTGACGGGCGCGGAGCGGACGATCGAAGAGACGGTGAAGCTCCGCAACGGCCGGCCGCTGCCGCCGCTCGACCTGCTCGGTCGTGGCGACCCGCCGCTTGCGACCGCTCGTGCGCTCGCCGACCACATGCTGCGCAATGCCTACGGGCTGGGAGCGCCGCCTCTCACGGCGGCCGCGTGCCGCGATCTGCGCGCGCACGACGCCGTCGCGCGCGCCGCCGGCGAGCTCGAGCGACTGCACGCCGACGGCGCCCGTGTCGAGCGCGAGGACGTGCTCGCCGCGCTGGAGCGGGCGACGGTGCGTGGCGACGGCGCGGGCGAGGCCGGGCGCGTTGCCGTGCTCGACCTCGAGCGCGCGCGCACGCGCCGCTTCGAGGCGGTGTTCGTCGTCGGGCTCGAGCAGGGGTCGCTGCCCCGGCGGGCAGCCCCGTCTCCCTTCCTCGACGACGACGCCCGCCGCGCCCTCGACGAGCAGGGCGCCCGTCTCGAGCGGCCCGATCACGCAAGCCGCGACCGCTACCTGTTCGCCACGGCCTGCAACCGGCCGACACGAAAGCTCATCCTCGTGCGCGAGGCGGCGAGCGACGAGGGCACGGCGCGCGAGCCGAGCCCCTTCTGGGAGGCCGTGCGGTCGCTGTTCGACGCCGACGACGTACGCAGGCAGACGACGCGCCGCCCGCTCTCCCACCTCACGTGGACGTTCGAGGACGCGCCGACCGAGCGCGAGCGGCTGCGGTCGCTCGCAGCCCTGGCCGCCGTCGACGCGCGCGCGGCCGAGGCGCTCGCGCTCGCCAACGGCTGGGGACGGAAGCTCGCCCGGGCGCGGCGTGCGTTCTCACGGCCGACGGGGATCCGGCACCCGCGGGCGCTGGCGCTGCTCGGCAGCCGCGACACGTTCCGGGTGACGGATCTCGAGCGCATGGCCGGCTGCTCCTCCGCCTGGTTCGTCGAGCGCTACCTGCGCCCCGGCGACATCGACCAGGAGATCGACGCGCGCATGCGCGGCTCGATCGCCCACGTGGCGCTGCAGCGCTTCTACACGCAGCTGCCGAGCGCGCTCCCGGGTGCCGAGCGCGTCACGCCCGAGAACGTCGAGGAGGCGGTGGTGCTGATGCGCAGCTGCGTCGAGAGCGCGATCGACTCGGGCCTGCGCATCGACGTCGGCGACCTGCAGCGGCGGGAGTTGACGCAGAGCCTGCACCGTGATCTCGAACAGCTCGTGCGCGGCGAGGCGACGGCGCAGTCGCCGTTCGTGCCACGCCGGCTCGAGGTGTCGTTCCAGGGGTACGAGCTCGCCCCCGGCGTCGCCGTGAGCGGGAAGATCGACCGCGTCGACGTCGATCCGCTGAGCGCGCGCGGCATCGTCGTCGACTACAAGTCGGGCGCGGCGCCGACGGCGACGCAGATCCACGACGAGGCGCGCCTGCAGATCCCCCTCTACATGCTCGTGCTGCGCGATCAGCTCGGCCTCGAGCCGATGGGAGGCGTCTACATGCCCGTCGGCGGCGGCAGGCGGGCTCGCGGCATGCTGCGTGCGGCCGACGACCAGGTGCCGGGCTTCGTCGCGGGCGACTATCTCGAGCCCGAGGCGTTCGACGCCGAGGTCGAGCACGCGCGCGCCACGGCGGTCGCCCTCGCCGAGCGGATCCGCGCCGGAGACGTCCGGCACGATCCGCGCGGCGGCGAGTGCCCTCCATGGTGCGACCTGTGGCGCATGTGCCGGAAGGAGCGCCCGTGA
- a CDS encoding isocitrate/isopropylmalate family dehydrogenase, whose translation MDPRTIVVLEGDQTGQELLEAALRVLGQDVVGFELALPRFDLSLEHRRATANAVVHDAAHAIREHGLGLKAATVTPEAAGDVGSPNRILREEIGGKVIVRTGRRIPGVVPLGGVHSPISVVRMAVGDAYGADEWREGEGLDEVAFRTERIERGVCRAVAEFAFRQAERMGAKVFGGPKYTVSPVYEGMLKEEMDAAAGRHPDVAYEPQLIDATFALLISSSGSPMVIPALNRDGDILSDLVLPLFGSIAGSESLLVAFGDDFVPSALMAEAAHGTAPSLYGKDVANPMAMILAAAALLNHAEDEECQTAGRAIREACLEAVAEGVRTADLGGHAGTSEFTDEVIRRTRTKLEVWASL comes from the coding sequence ATGGATCCACGGACGATCGTCGTGCTGGAGGGTGATCAGACGGGGCAGGAGCTGCTCGAGGCGGCGCTGCGCGTGCTCGGGCAGGACGTCGTGGGCTTCGAGCTGGCGCTGCCTCGGTTCGATCTCTCGCTCGAGCACCGCCGTGCGACCGCGAACGCCGTCGTCCACGACGCGGCGCACGCGATCCGCGAGCACGGGCTCGGCCTCAAGGCCGCCACCGTGACGCCGGAGGCGGCCGGGGACGTCGGCTCGCCGAACCGCATCCTGCGCGAGGAGATCGGCGGAAAGGTGATCGTTCGCACCGGGCGCCGCATCCCCGGCGTGGTGCCCCTCGGCGGTGTCCACTCGCCGATCTCGGTCGTGCGCATGGCCGTCGGCGATGCCTACGGCGCCGACGAGTGGCGCGAGGGCGAGGGTCTCGACGAGGTCGCGTTCCGCACCGAGCGCATCGAGCGCGGAGTGTGCCGTGCCGTCGCCGAGTTCGCGTTCCGCCAGGCGGAGCGGATGGGCGCCAAGGTCTTCGGCGGCCCGAAGTACACGGTCAGCCCCGTCTACGAGGGGATGTTGAAGGAGGAGATGGACGCGGCGGCCGGGCGGCACCCGGACGTCGCCTACGAGCCGCAGCTGATCGACGCCACCTTCGCCCTTCTGATCTCGTCGAGCGGCTCGCCGATGGTGATCCCGGCCCTGAACCGCGACGGCGACATCCTCTCCGACCTCGTGCTGCCGCTGTTCGGCTCGATCGCAGGCTCCGAGTCGCTGCTCGTGGCGTTCGGGGACGACTTCGTGCCGTCGGCGCTGATGGCGGAGGCGGCGCACGGCACGGCGCCGTCGCTGTACGGCAAGGACGTCGCCAACCCGATGGCGATGATCCTCGCCGCCGCCGCGCTGCTCAACCACGCCGAGGACGAGGAGTGCCAGACCGCCGGCCGGGCGATCCGCGAGGCGTGTCTGGAGGCGGTCGCGGAGGGCGTCCGCACGGCCGACCTCGGCGGTCACGCCGGCACGAGCGAGTTCACCGACGAGGTGATCCGGCGGACGCGGACGAAGCTCGAGGTGTGGGCCTCGCTGTGA
- a CDS encoding HD-GYP domain-containing protein: protein MTRLDAYTAAMCVCDPSLEGHAARVGNHASAIARRLGWEGGRLGELRLGAVLHDVGKVSIRPEVLAKPGRLDDGEIAEIRAHPVEGAWLIAGVSSLAPALPYVLFHHERWDGTGYPTRRAGHDIPLEGRVLAVADAFDAMTSSRPYRDAQAVEWAVGEVERCAGSQFDPEVARAFVSAYGAGEIAVDGAVALAV, encoded by the coding sequence ATGACCCGGCTCGACGCCTACACCGCCGCGATGTGCGTCTGCGACCCCTCTCTGGAGGGCCATGCGGCGCGCGTGGGGAACCACGCCAGCGCGATCGCGCGGCGCCTGGGCTGGGAGGGCGGGCGTCTCGGCGAGCTGCGGCTCGGGGCCGTGCTTCACGACGTCGGCAAGGTCAGCATCCGTCCCGAGGTGCTCGCCAAGCCCGGTCGCCTCGACGACGGCGAGATCGCGGAGATCCGCGCCCATCCCGTGGAGGGTGCCTGGCTCATCGCGGGCGTCAGCTCGCTCGCCCCCGCGCTGCCCTACGTTCTCTTCCACCACGAGCGCTGGGACGGCACCGGCTACCCCACCCGGCGCGCCGGCCACGACATCCCGCTCGAGGGCCGTGTGCTCGCGGTGGCGGATGCGTTCGACGCGATGACCTCGTCGCGGCCGTACCGCGACGCGCAGGCGGTCGAGTGGGCGGTCGGAGAGGTCGAGCGCTGCGCCGGGTCGCAGTTCGACCCGGAGGTTGCCCGGGCGTTCGTCTCCGCCTACGGCGCGGGCGAGATCGCCGTCGACGGCGCCGTCGCGCTCGCGGTCTGA
- a CDS encoding Re/Si-specific NAD(P)(+) transhydrogenase subunit alpha, which translates to MRIVVPREGAPGESRVALVPDSIGRLAPAGFEIAVERGAGAAAGFADDEYAAAGAVLPDGGSLYDGADAVVRVARPSPDEVAKMAPGTVVIGFLAPLTDAEGIERLRARGVVAFAMESVPRITRAQSMDALSSQATVAGYKAVIIAADRVPKMFPLLMTAAGTVTPAKVLVMGAGVAGLQAIATARRLGAVVSAFDVRPAVKEQVESLGATFLDLGVRGEETEGGYAKELTSEQQAAQQAALEERVPEFDVVITTALVPGRPAPRLIPASAVAEMRSGSCIVDLAAEAGGNCELTHPGEEIVRDGVTIVGFTNVPSLMASDASRLYARNVTALLQHLAPGGELDLDFDDEITAGACVARPPAEVTS; encoded by the coding sequence GTGCGCATCGTCGTTCCGCGAGAGGGAGCCCCGGGCGAGAGCCGGGTCGCTCTGGTGCCCGACTCGATCGGGCGCCTCGCGCCCGCGGGATTCGAGATCGCGGTCGAGCGGGGGGCCGGGGCGGCGGCAGGATTCGCCGACGACGAGTACGCCGCGGCCGGGGCGGTGCTCCCCGACGGCGGCTCGCTCTATGACGGCGCGGACGCCGTCGTACGGGTCGCGCGCCCCTCGCCCGACGAGGTCGCGAAGATGGCGCCCGGCACCGTCGTGATCGGGTTCCTCGCACCGCTGACGGACGCGGAGGGCATCGAGCGCCTGCGGGCGCGCGGTGTCGTGGCGTTCGCGATGGAGTCGGTGCCGCGCATCACGCGCGCGCAGTCGATGGACGCGCTCTCCTCGCAGGCGACGGTGGCCGGCTACAAGGCGGTCATCATCGCCGCCGACCGCGTCCCGAAGATGTTCCCGCTGCTGATGACCGCCGCGGGCACGGTGACGCCCGCGAAGGTGCTGGTCATGGGCGCCGGCGTCGCCGGGCTGCAGGCGATCGCGACCGCCCGCCGTCTCGGCGCCGTGGTCTCGGCCTTCGACGTGCGTCCCGCCGTGAAGGAGCAGGTGGAGTCGCTCGGCGCCACCTTCCTCGACCTCGGTGTGCGCGGCGAGGAGACCGAAGGCGGCTACGCGAAGGAGCTGACGTCCGAGCAGCAGGCGGCTCAGCAGGCCGCCCTCGAGGAGCGGGTGCCCGAGTTCGACGTCGTGATCACGACGGCGCTCGTGCCCGGACGGCCGGCGCCGCGGCTCATCCCGGCCTCCGCCGTGGCGGAGATGCGCTCCGGCAGCTGCATCGTCGACCTCGCCGCCGAGGCGGGCGGCAACTGCGAGCTCACGCACCCCGGCGAGGAGATCGTGCGCGACGGCGTCACCATCGTGGGCTTCACGAACGTGCCGTCGCTGATGGCGTCCGACGCGAGCCGGCTGTACGCGCGCAACGTGACGGCGCTGCTGCAGCACCTCGCCCCCGGCGGCGAGCTCGACCTCGACTTCGACGACGAGATCACCGCCGGCGCCTGCGTGGCGCGGCCGCCCGCGGAGGTGACGTCGTAG
- a CDS encoding NAD(P) transhydrogenase subunit alpha, with protein sequence MTILVLAIFLGIEVISKVPTMLHTPLMSGTNAIHGIVIVGAILVAGTADDGFTKIVGFVAVVLAAANVVGGFVVTDRMLQMFRRREPRRGPHDE encoded by the coding sequence TTGACGATCCTCGTGCTGGCGATCTTCCTCGGCATCGAGGTGATCTCGAAGGTGCCGACGATGCTGCACACGCCGCTGATGTCCGGCACCAACGCCATCCACGGCATCGTCATCGTGGGCGCGATCCTCGTCGCCGGCACCGCGGACGACGGCTTCACGAAGATCGTCGGCTTCGTCGCGGTCGTGCTGGCGGCCGCGAACGTGGTCGGAGGCTTCGTGGTCACCGACCGGATGCTGCAGATGTTCAGACGGAGGGAGCCGAGGCGTGGGCCGCACGACGAGTGA
- a CDS encoding NAD(P)(+) transhydrogenase (Re/Si-specific) subunit beta has translation MGRTTSDALYLVTIVTFILALRFLSSPKHARKGNWIGAAGMTLAIVVTLAHRGLGNYLLIGIAMAIGAAVGAVGARTVKMTAMPQMVALFNGVGGGAAALIALVEFHDFAGGLSTVIATSTVLSALIGSVSFSGSLVAFAKLQELVSGRPIVFRGQQVVNGLIILAAVVLGITIAAGGAEQWMIYGLVAAAFVFGIMFVLPIGGADMPVVISLLNAFTGLAASATGFVLHNNVLIVSGALVGASGTLLTLLMGKAMNRSVTNVLFGAFGQVQAGAASVRVDDGRTVRATSPDDVAVMLSYARKVIVVPGYGLAVAQAQHDVRQLAELLEEKGVEVAYAIHPVAGRMPGHMNVLLAEANVPYDQLKEMDEINPEFPQTDVALVIGANDVTNPAARADTSSPIYGMPILDVDRAASVVVMKRSMNPGFAGIDNELYLDAKTTMLFGDAKESVVKLIAAVKSL, from the coding sequence GTGGGCCGCACGACGAGTGACGCCCTCTACCTGGTCACGATCGTGACCTTCATCCTCGCGCTGCGCTTCCTCTCGTCGCCGAAGCACGCGCGCAAGGGCAACTGGATCGGCGCGGCCGGGATGACGCTCGCCATCGTCGTCACGCTCGCGCACCGGGGGCTCGGCAACTACCTGCTCATCGGGATCGCGATGGCGATCGGCGCCGCGGTCGGGGCCGTCGGCGCCCGCACCGTGAAGATGACCGCGATGCCGCAGATGGTGGCCCTGTTCAACGGCGTCGGCGGCGGCGCCGCGGCCCTGATCGCGCTCGTCGAGTTCCACGACTTCGCCGGCGGCCTCTCGACGGTCATCGCGACCTCGACGGTGCTGTCGGCGCTGATCGGCTCGGTGTCGTTCTCCGGGTCGCTCGTCGCCTTCGCGAAGCTGCAGGAGCTCGTCTCCGGCCGGCCGATCGTGTTCCGCGGCCAGCAGGTGGTGAACGGCCTCATCATCCTCGCCGCCGTCGTGCTCGGGATCACGATCGCGGCCGGCGGCGCCGAGCAGTGGATGATCTACGGCCTCGTGGCGGCCGCGTTCGTGTTCGGGATCATGTTCGTGCTGCCGATCGGCGGCGCCGACATGCCGGTCGTGATCAGCCTGCTGAACGCGTTCACCGGGCTCGCCGCGTCGGCGACCGGCTTCGTGCTGCACAACAACGTCCTCATCGTCTCCGGCGCCCTCGTCGGCGCCTCCGGCACGCTGCTCACGCTCCTGATGGGCAAGGCGATGAACCGCTCGGTCACGAACGTGCTCTTCGGCGCCTTCGGCCAGGTGCAGGCGGGCGCCGCCTCCGTGCGCGTCGACGACGGCCGCACCGTGCGCGCCACCTCGCCCGACGACGTGGCGGTGATGCTGTCGTACGCACGCAAGGTGATCGTCGTCCCGGGCTACGGGCTCGCGGTCGCGCAGGCGCAGCACGACGTGCGCCAGCTCGCGGAGCTGCTCGAGGAGAAGGGCGTCGAGGTCGCGTACGCGATCCACCCCGTCGCGGGCCGCATGCCGGGGCACATGAACGTGCTTCTCGCCGAGGCGAACGTGCCGTACGACCAGCTCAAGGAGATGGACGAGATCAATCCGGAGTTCCCCCAGACGGACGTCGCGCTCGTGATCGGCGCCAACGACGTCACGAACCCGGCGGCCCGCGCCGACACCTCCTCCCCCATCTACGGGATGCCGATCCTCGACGTCGACAGGGCCGCGAGCGTCGTCGTGATGAAGCGCTCGATGAACCCCGGCTTCGCCGGCATCGACAACGAGCTCTACCTCGACGCGAAGACGACGATGCTGTTCGGCGACGCGAAGGAATCCGTCGTCAAGCTGATCGCCGCCGTCAAGTCCCTGTAG
- a CDS encoding ornithine cyclodeaminase family protein, whose amino-acid sequence MRFPFFSGADVARAVSPLEAYDAVRAAFVAHARGEWTMPPKVYVTNYPAGDFRAMPALGGGHALLKWVTSFPGNPAKGLPTVSGLVLLSNAQTGGLEAVLDAAAVTALRTAAAGVLAAETLCRPGAESVAVVGCGANGAETARMFHARGSDVAVWDIDAARSSAVADRLGVRVAPSREAALAADVVVTVTPGTQVLFPEGSLREGQHVSMMGADGPGKAEVAVAELARAELYCDDWEQASHGGELAAAVEAGVVSRDRVTELGRILAGEAVGRRSAGAITLFDSTGLAIQDLAIAKTAAAKADALDLPHLNL is encoded by the coding sequence GTGAGGTTTCCGTTCTTCTCCGGCGCCGACGTCGCGCGCGCCGTCTCCCCCCTCGAGGCCTACGACGCGGTCAGGGCCGCCTTCGTCGCCCATGCGCGCGGCGAGTGGACGATGCCGCCGAAGGTGTACGTGACGAACTACCCGGCCGGCGACTTCCGCGCGATGCCGGCGCTCGGCGGCGGCCACGCGCTGCTCAAGTGGGTGACGTCGTTCCCGGGCAACCCGGCGAAGGGCCTTCCGACCGTGAGCGGGCTGGTGCTGCTCTCGAACGCGCAGACGGGAGGGCTCGAGGCGGTGCTCGACGCCGCCGCCGTGACGGCTCTTCGCACCGCCGCCGCAGGCGTGCTCGCGGCCGAGACGCTGTGCCGGCCGGGCGCCGAGTCGGTCGCCGTGGTCGGCTGCGGCGCCAACGGCGCCGAGACGGCCCGCATGTTCCACGCGCGTGGCAGCGACGTCGCCGTGTGGGACATCGACGCCGCGCGGTCGAGCGCGGTCGCCGACCGGCTCGGCGTGCGCGTCGCGCCGTCGCGGGAGGCGGCGCTTGCCGCGGACGTCGTCGTCACGGTCACCCCGGGTACGCAGGTGCTGTTCCCGGAGGGATCGCTCCGCGAGGGGCAGCACGTGTCGATGATGGGGGCCGACGGCCCCGGCAAGGCCGAGGTCGCCGTCGCCGAGCTCGCGCGCGCGGAGCTCTACTGCGACGACTGGGAGCAGGCGAGCCACGGTGGCGAGCTCGCCGCGGCAGTCGAGGCCGGCGTCGTCTCGCGCGACCGCGTCACCGAGCTCGGCCGCATCCTCGCCGGCGAGGCCGTGGGCCGGCGCAGCGCAGGCGCCATCACGCTGTTCGACTCGACGGGCCTCGCGATCCAGGATCTCGCGATCGCCAAGACCGCGGCCGCGAAGGCGGACGCTCTCGACCTCCCGCACCTGAACCTGTAG
- a CDS encoding NAD(P)/FAD-dependent oxidoreductase has translation MIPYWLSEAHEPPPAVALDGPPDVVVVGAGVTGCAAALRLAHAGMRVRLCDAREVAGGASGRNGGFALRGAPAPFDVTAASVGEESARAIWAWSERAIDRIEELAGDAFRRVGSLRLAVDEEERDELRSEYDALVGAGFAAEWLDDLAPPLAGRFTAAIRHVPDGVLQPARWVRRLARLAAEAGVEIREHARVTSLDELEGATVVVCSDGYPSGLLGPIEGLIIPTRGQVIATEPIPERLFQVPHYGRHGFDYWHQAEDGRVVAGGFRDVSLFSEFTADEHTTDVVQDALSSFVNGLVGRELRVDYRWAGIFGLVMDFLPVVGAVPGLDRVWVAGGYSGHGNVLGLACGELVARAVAGEDDPLLPLFDPGRLLGAGA, from the coding sequence GTGATCCCGTACTGGCTCTCCGAGGCGCACGAGCCTCCTCCGGCGGTCGCCCTGGACGGGCCGCCGGACGTCGTCGTCGTCGGCGCCGGCGTCACGGGCTGCGCGGCCGCGCTGCGGCTGGCCCACGCCGGCATGCGCGTGCGCCTGTGCGACGCGCGCGAGGTGGCGGGCGGCGCGAGCGGCCGCAACGGCGGCTTCGCGCTTCGCGGCGCGCCCGCGCCGTTCGACGTCACCGCGGCCTCGGTCGGCGAGGAGAGCGCACGGGCGATCTGGGCCTGGAGCGAGCGCGCGATCGACCGCATCGAGGAGCTCGCGGGCGATGCGTTCCGGCGTGTCGGCTCGTTGCGCCTCGCGGTCGACGAGGAGGAGCGCGACGAGCTGCGCTCCGAGTACGACGCGCTCGTCGGCGCGGGCTTCGCCGCCGAATGGCTGGACGACCTCGCGCCGCCGCTCGCGGGCCGGTTCACGGCCGCGATCCGCCACGTCCCCGACGGCGTCCTCCAACCGGCCCGCTGGGTGCGCCGGCTCGCCCGGCTCGCAGCGGAAGCGGGCGTGGAGATCCGCGAGCACGCGCGTGTCACGTCGCTCGACGAGCTCGAGGGGGCGACGGTCGTCGTCTGCAGCGACGGCTACCCGAGTGGGCTGCTCGGCCCGATCGAGGGCCTGATCATCCCGACGCGGGGTCAGGTGATCGCGACCGAGCCGATCCCCGAGCGGCTCTTCCAGGTTCCCCACTACGGCCGCCACGGATTCGACTACTGGCACCAGGCGGAGGACGGTCGCGTCGTTGCCGGCGGCTTCCGTGACGTCTCGCTGTTCTCGGAGTTCACGGCCGACGAGCACACGACCGACGTCGTGCAGGACGCGCTCTCGTCGTTCGTGAACGGCCTCGTCGGCCGCGAGCTGCGGGTGGACTACCGCTGGGCCGGCATCTTCGGCCTCGTCATGGACTTCCTCCCGGTGGTCGGCGCCGTCCCGGGGCTCGACCGCGTGTGGGTGGCCGGCGGCTACTCGGGGCACGGCAACGTCCTCGGTCTTGCCTGCGGCGAGCTCGTGGCGCGCGCCGTCGCGGGAGAGGACGACCCGCTGCTGCCGCTGTTCGACCCGGGGCGGCTCCTCGGCGCGGGAGCGTGA
- the dprA gene encoding DNA-processing protein DprA, with protein MTFRRLCRGRGGYPALLAAIHDPPETLWVRGEAEAVVLSAPSVAVVGARACSSYGRTVARMLGRELAAAGLVVVSGLARGIDAEAHRGALDADGVTVAVLGCGIDRDYPAAHRELATRICGRGLVVSEYAPSVEPAPWRFPARNRIIAGLCSATVVVEARGRSGALITADFALEDGREVMAVPGEITSALSAGTNALLRLGATPVTCAADVLEAFGLPPQASTAPEPSGDAAAILARLREAAASIDELARATGLDPGDVAAALIELELAGRVVESEGVYRSTIAL; from the coding sequence GTGACCTTCAGGCGCCTGTGCCGGGGTCGCGGCGGATATCCGGCGCTGCTCGCCGCGATCCACGACCCGCCGGAGACGCTATGGGTGCGCGGCGAGGCGGAGGCCGTCGTCCTCTCCGCCCCGTCCGTGGCCGTCGTCGGCGCCCGCGCCTGCTCGTCCTACGGACGCACGGTCGCGCGCATGCTCGGCCGCGAGCTGGCGGCGGCGGGCCTCGTCGTCGTCAGCGGCCTCGCCCGCGGGATCGACGCGGAAGCGCATCGGGGCGCACTCGATGCCGACGGCGTGACCGTCGCCGTCCTCGGCTGCGGGATCGACCGCGACTATCCGGCGGCTCACCGGGAGCTCGCCACCAGGATCTGCGGGCGCGGCCTCGTCGTCTCCGAATACGCGCCCTCGGTCGAACCGGCCCCGTGGCGCTTCCCGGCCCGCAACCGGATCATCGCCGGCCTCTGCTCCGCGACGGTCGTGGTCGAGGCGCGCGGGCGCTCCGGAGCGCTGATCACCGCCGACTTCGCCCTCGAGGACGGCCGCGAGGTGATGGCGGTGCCGGGGGAGATCACCTCCGCGCTCTCTGCCGGGACGAACGCGCTGCTGCGGCTGGGGGCCACTCCCGTGACGTGCGCGGCGGACGTGCTCGAGGCGTTCGGGCTCCCGCCGCAGGCCTCCACTGCACCGGAGCCCAGCGGCGACGCAGCGGCGATCCTCGCCAGGCTGCGGGAGGCCGCCGCCAGCATCGACGAGCTCGCGCGCGCGACCGGCCTCGACCCCGGGGACGTCGCGGCAGCGCTGATCGAGCTCGAGCTCGCAGGGCGGGTGGTCGAGTCGGAGGGCGTCTACCGCAGTACGATCGCCCTGTGA